The sequence AGCACGGACGTCGCCGCGCTGGCGTGCGGCGCATCGCAACAACAAGCCCATCGCCGGTAGTGGCATCGACACCAGCCGGTCGACGCGAGCCGGGATCTAGCCGCGCGAATCAGGCTCGTCCGTCGCCATGACGACTCGAGAGCATTTCTCTCACAACGAACACCCTGCTGGACGTCTCTTTACCGCGCAACAATACGCTTGGCGGAGTAACAGCTTCATCGACGCTGCTTCACTCCCGCTCCGTCCCCTTCACCTGAAACCGCACGACACCGTACGTCTGCGCACCATCCGCGAGCACCAGCTCGTGCTGCCCGCGCACCGGTTCCCACATCAGCGGCGTCGCGGCGTGGCCGAGCTCGCGGCCGTCGAGTCGCCAGACCGTCTGCGCGGTTGCCGAGCGTGCCACGAGCGGAATGCGCTGGCGCTCTTTCGGAATGTCCGGATCGATCGCGAAGCGGCTGCCGTCGGCCGGCGCGGCGATGCGCGGCCAGTCGTCGAGGGGCTCGGCCGCGATATCTTGCGCGACATCGGTCGCGACATCGGGCTGCGTACCGGCGCGGTAATGCTCGCTGCGCGCGGGCTCGGCGTCGCGAGCGAACGCAGTCCATGCGTCGACGATTCCGTTGGGCATCGCCGGCGCGGCGCTCGCGACGTCGGCGTGCAGATAGCCCATCACGTCGTTCCAGACCGGTGCGGCGCCGGTGGTGCCGCTGACGTCGTGCATCGGCTCGCCCGAAAAATTGCCGACCCACACACCGACGGTGTAGCGGCTCGAAAAGCCGATGCACCAGTTGTCACGCATGTCCTTGCTCGTGCCGGTTTTCACGGCGCTCCAGAAGCGCGTCGCGAGCGGGTTTTCCAGATGGAACGTCGTCGCGCGGCTCTCGCGGTCGGCGAGGATGTCGCCGACGAGCCACGCCGTCTGCTCGTCGAACACCGCTCGCGACTCGCGCGCGTTTTCCGGACGCAGAGTGAGCGGGCTCCAACTGCCGCGGTTGGCGAGTGCCCGATACGCGCCGACGAGCTCCCACAGGCTGACGTCCGCCGAACCGAGCGCGAGCGACGGGCCGTACCAGCTTCCGCCCTGCGTGACGCCGTCGAATCCGAGCTGCCGAAGCGTTGCGACGAATGAGTCTTCGCCCGCGAGCATCAGCATCCGCACCGCCGGAATGTTGAGCGACGCGGCCAGCGCGGTGCGCACCGACACCAGCCCGCGGAAGTTCCCGTCGTAGTTGGCCGGACGATACAGGCTGCCGTCGACGGGAACTTCGAGCGGCTCGTCCTCGAGCAGCGTCGCCGGAGTGACGAGCCCGCGCCCGAGCGCGAGCGCATAGAGGAACGGCTTCAGTGAAGATCCCGCCTGCCGTTTCGCGCGGACGCCGTCGACGTCGGACGCGCGCGAAAGCCCGCGGACAGATCCGACATAAGCCAGCACCTGTCCGCTCGCATTGTCGACGACCAGCACCGCGCCGTCGCCTGCCGACCGGTCCTGGAGATCGCTGAGGCGGCGATGCAGCGACTCGACGGCGAGCGCCTGCACGCGCGCATCGATCGACGACTCTACGTCGCGGCATGCCGGTGCGCCGGCGACGAGGCGTCTCGCAGCATGCGGTGCGAGGTTCGTGCGCGGGCCCTGCGAGTCGGGCGTGCTCGCAACGCGCCGCACGGCTTCTTCGACGGCCGCCGGATCGGCATCGAAGCGTGCTGCCACGCGCCGCGCGCGCGGAAGCAGCTCGGCCGCCGCGGC is a genomic window of Candidatus Limnocylindrales bacterium containing:
- a CDS encoding transglycosylase domain-containing protein, with translation MRRALYCTLAVSLLIAAGVFQWSISRVRALPSFEQVRGAWCPSDLRVLDRSGEVLHETRTDPARRRLAWTALAEVSPSFVDAVVFSEDRRFSEHGGVDWRAILAAVQQWIDGSSRRGASTITMQLAALLDPSLARGSRRTGAERGESQRDERIGESQRDERSGASQRDETSGRSQRGPIEKWQQMRAAWALERAWTKDEILEAYLNLVPVRGEVEGVRAAAYAIFAKAPHGLTSQESSALAASIRAPNAAAAELLPRARRVAARFDADPAAVEEAVRRVASTPDSQGPRTNLAPHAARRLVAGAPACRDVESSIDARVQALAVESLHRRLSDLQDRSAGDGAVLVVDNASGQVLAYVGSVRGLSRASDVDGVRAKRQAGSSLKPFLYALALGRGLVTPATLLEDEPLEVPVDGSLYRPANYDGNFRGLVSVRTALAASLNIPAVRMLMLAGEDSFVATLRQLGFDGVTQGGSWYGPSLALGSADVSLWELVGAYRALANRGSWSPLTLRPENARESRAVFDEQTAWLVGDILADRESRATTFHLENPLATRFWSAVKTGTSKDMRDNWCIGFSSRYTVGVWVGNFSGEPMHDVSGTTGAAPVWNDVMGYLHADVASAAPAMPNGIVDAWTAFARDAEPARSEHYRAGTQPDVATDVAQDIAAEPLDDWPRIAAPADGSRFAIDPDIPKERQRIPLVARSATAQTVWRLDGRELGHAATPLMWEPVRGQHELVLADGAQTYGVVRFQVKGTERE